From Eretmochelys imbricata isolate rEreImb1 chromosome 17, rEreImb1.hap1, whole genome shotgun sequence, a single genomic window includes:
- the LOC144276479 gene encoding C-C motif chemokine 4-like isoform X1 produces MKVSVAALTVLLIAAFCSLASSAPIGSDPPTACCFSYTAWQIPRNFVKDYYSTSSMCSRPGTVFITKKGRELCANPSESWVQEYMNDLELN; encoded by the exons ATGAAGGTTTCAGTGGCTGCCCTCACCGTTCTCCTCATCGCTGCCTTCTGCTCCCTGGCCTCCTCCGCACCAA TTGGCTCTGACCCCCCGACTGCCTGCTGCTTCTCCTACACAGCCTGGCAGATCCCCCGCAACTTCGTGAAGGATTATTACAGCACCAGCAGCATGTGCTCCCGGCCGGGCACAGT gttcATCACGAAGAAGGGCCGTGAACTCTGTGCCAACCCCAGTGAATCCTGGGTTCAAGAGTACATGAATGACTTGGAACTGAACTGA
- the LOC144276479 gene encoding C-C motif chemokine 4-like isoform X2 — MKVSVAALTVLLIAAFCSLASSAPIGSDPPTACCFSYTAWQIPRNFVKDYYSTSSMCSRPGTKGRELCANPSESWVQEYMNDLELN; from the exons ATGAAGGTTTCAGTGGCTGCCCTCACCGTTCTCCTCATCGCTGCCTTCTGCTCCCTGGCCTCCTCCGCACCAA TTGGCTCTGACCCCCCGACTGCCTGCTGCTTCTCCTACACAGCCTGGCAGATCCCCCGCAACTTCGTGAAGGATTATTACAGCACCAGCAGCATGTGCTCCCGGCCGGGCACA AAGGGCCGTGAACTCTGTGCCAACCCCAGTGAATCCTGGGTTCAAGAGTACATGAATGACTTGGAACTGAACTGA
- the LOC144276492 gene encoding C-C motif chemokine 4-like isoform X2 gives MKVCVAALAVLTSAAFCSLASSAPLGSDMPISCCFAHTARQIPRSMVVDYYDTSSKCSLPAIKGRALCANPSNSWVQAYVTHLDLN, from the exons ATGAAGGTCTGCGTGGCTGCCCTCGCCGTTCTCACCAGCGCTGCCTTCTGCTCCCTGGCCTCCTCTGCCCCAC TGGGATCGGACATGCCCATCTCTTGCTGCTTCGCCCACACGGCCCGCCAGATCCCGCGCAGCATGGTGGTGGATTACTATGACACCAGCAGCAAGTGCTCCTTACCTGCTATA AAAGGCCGGGCCCTCTGTGCCAACCCCAGCAACTCCTGGGTCCAAGCCTATGTGACCCACCTGGATCTGaactga
- the LOC144276492 gene encoding C-C motif chemokine 4-like isoform X1: MKVCVAALAVLTSAAFCSLASSAPLGSDMPISCCFAHTARQIPRSMVVDYYDTSSKCSLPAIVFITKKGRALCANPSNSWVQAYVTHLDLN; encoded by the exons ATGAAGGTCTGCGTGGCTGCCCTCGCCGTTCTCACCAGCGCTGCCTTCTGCTCCCTGGCCTCCTCTGCCCCAC TGGGATCGGACATGCCCATCTCTTGCTGCTTCGCCCACACGGCCCGCCAGATCCCGCGCAGCATGGTGGTGGATTACTATGACACCAGCAGCAAGTGCTCCTTACCTGCTATAGT GTTTATTACGAAGAAAGGCCGGGCCCTCTGTGCCAACCCCAGCAACTCCTGGGTCCAAGCCTATGTGACCCACCTGGATCTGaactga